In one window of Chryseobacterium sp. JV274 DNA:
- a CDS encoding phosphocholine-specific phospholipase C: MNRREFLEKSSLLLAGLGTSSVLHPSILKALAIDPAAQSTFYDAEHVVILMQENRSFDHAFGALKGVRGFLDKRAFVKQDGQSVFFQKNDDGKYASPARLDLRNTKSTWMSSLPHSWADQQKALNKGKYDQWLQAKASGNKDYKNIPLTLGYYNREDLPFYYQLADAFTIFDQYFCSSLTGTTPNRLFLWSGTLRAQQNGKVKANVVNENIDYDKARQAKWKSFPEILEQQNVSWRIYQNEISLPKGMSGEQEAWLSNFTDNPIEWFSKFNVKFSKGYYQNIPNIIAYLKQEIEKNPQQKERLETMLAEVQEDQVKYHPDNYSKLSKEEKNLHEKAFTTNSNDPDYWKLEIGKDENGERLVVPEGDVLFQFRKDVEEKKLPLVSWLVAPEHFSDHPGSPWYGAWYISEVLNILTKDPETWKKTIFIINYDENDGYFDHVLPFAPPVNPSQPVDMNGKEGVEYVNQSQEYMSNPSLKNYEKIEGTVGLGYRVPMIIASPWTKGGFVNSEVSDHTSVLQFLEKFIMKKFKKDVHVDNISDWRRAVCGDLTSAFNSSSVKVPQINYLDQKDYAKTINAAKNKPVPDLKWYSENELNGNLLEIQERGLKPSNPLPYHFHVNLEGEQIKMSNLKENGVPLLVYDRTQFDSKDYHFSYALYSKQELSHAVHSGAYYYEIFGPNGFFRRFQGSISPEIEIILENMTTKNQVELTIRNNKKKNFSINLEDLYTKNKKTISVQKTEEKIIIDLDKFKGWYDLKLTSDECLWHFAGRVETGKVSVSDPHWA, from the coding sequence ATGAACAGAAGAGAATTTTTAGAAAAATCAAGTCTTTTATTAGCCGGATTGGGAACTTCAAGTGTTCTGCATCCTTCCATTTTAAAAGCTTTAGCCATTGATCCGGCTGCCCAGTCTACATTTTATGATGCAGAGCATGTTGTAATCCTGATGCAGGAGAACCGTTCATTTGATCATGCATTCGGTGCTCTCAAAGGAGTGAGAGGTTTTTTAGATAAAAGAGCCTTTGTAAAACAGGATGGGCAATCCGTTTTCTTTCAAAAGAATGATGACGGGAAATATGCATCCCCAGCCCGCCTGGATTTAAGAAATACCAAATCAACCTGGATGAGCTCACTGCCTCATTCATGGGCTGATCAGCAAAAAGCACTGAACAAGGGAAAATACGACCAGTGGCTTCAGGCTAAAGCTTCAGGGAATAAAGATTACAAAAATATTCCGCTGACATTAGGATATTACAACCGTGAAGATCTTCCGTTTTATTATCAGCTGGCAGATGCATTTACCATATTCGACCAATATTTCTGCTCTTCACTTACCGGGACTACTCCAAACAGATTATTTCTATGGTCCGGAACGTTGAGAGCGCAGCAGAATGGAAAGGTAAAGGCTAATGTTGTGAATGAAAATATTGATTATGACAAAGCAAGGCAGGCCAAATGGAAAAGTTTCCCGGAAATTTTAGAACAACAGAATGTTTCGTGGAGAATTTATCAGAATGAAATCAGTCTTCCAAAAGGAATGTCCGGAGAACAGGAAGCATGGTTAAGTAATTTTACCGATAACCCTATTGAATGGTTTTCAAAATTCAACGTTAAATTTTCAAAAGGATATTATCAGAATATTCCTAATATCATAGCGTATCTGAAGCAGGAAATTGAAAAAAATCCTCAACAGAAAGAAAGGCTGGAAACTATGCTCGCTGAAGTTCAGGAAGATCAGGTGAAATACCATCCGGATAATTATTCAAAACTTTCAAAAGAGGAAAAAAACCTTCACGAAAAAGCCTTCACCACCAACTCCAATGATCCTGATTACTGGAAACTGGAAATCGGAAAGGATGAAAACGGAGAAAGGCTGGTTGTTCCTGAAGGTGACGTACTGTTTCAGTTCCGAAAAGATGTGGAAGAGAAGAAACTCCCGCTGGTTTCCTGGCTGGTAGCTCCTGAACATTTCTCAGACCACCCGGGATCACCATGGTATGGCGCGTGGTATATTTCTGAGGTTTTGAATATTCTGACCAAAGATCCTGAAACCTGGAAAAAAACCATATTCATCATCAATTATGATGAAAACGACGGATATTTCGATCATGTACTCCCTTTCGCGCCACCCGTAAATCCAAGCCAGCCTGTTGATATGAACGGCAAAGAAGGCGTGGAATATGTGAATCAATCCCAGGAATACATGAGCAATCCTTCTTTAAAAAATTATGAAAAAATTGAAGGAACCGTTGGATTGGGTTACAGGGTTCCAATGATCATCGCTTCCCCATGGACGAAAGGAGGATTTGTAAATTCCGAAGTATCGGATCACACTTCTGTACTGCAGTTTCTGGAGAAATTTATCATGAAAAAATTCAAAAAGGATGTGCATGTTGACAATATCAGTGACTGGAGAAGAGCGGTATGCGGTGATCTTACGTCTGCCTTCAATTCTTCCAGTGTAAAAGTTCCACAAATAAATTATCTGGATCAGAAAGACTATGCTAAAACCATCAATGCAGCCAAAAACAAACCTGTTCCTGATCTGAAATGGTATTCTGAAAATGAACTTAACGGTAATTTACTTGAAATTCAGGAAAGAGGTCTGAAGCCATCAAATCCGCTTCCGTATCATTTCCATGTCAATTTAGAAGGTGAACAGATAAAAATGTCCAATTTAAAAGAGAATGGCGTTCCGCTTTTGGTGTATGACAGGACTCAATTCGACAGTAAGGATTATCATTTTTCATATGCCTTATATTCAAAGCAGGAATTATCCCATGCTGTACATTCCGGAGCTTATTATTATGAAATTTTCGGTCCCAATGGCTTTTTCAGGAGATTTCAGGGAAGTATTTCACCGGAAATAGAGATAATTTTAGAGAATATGACCACAAAAAACCAAGTGGAACTGACTATAAGAAATAACAAAAAGAAAAATTTCTCCATCAATCTGGAAGATTTGTACACAAAAAATAAAAAAACAATTTCTGTACAAAAAACAGAAGAAAAAATAATTATTGATCTTGATAAATTTAAAGGCTGGTATGATTTGAAATTAACGTCAGATGAATGTCTGTGGCATTTTGCCGGAAGAGTAGAAACGGGAAAGGTTTCTGTTTCTGATCCACACTGGGCATAG
- a CDS encoding WxL protein host-binding domain-containing protein, giving the protein MIKRILLLITLILQFSFLHAGIVILNGLTHSYKIENGKVYKGKVAIENTSNNPQSVKLFLQDFAYHADGTINYSALRTNKRTNGEWIKLNTNLITLKGKEKTEVFYEITVPNQNRDPGSYWSVIIVEPVEDIKPSDSKAGVNITSVIRYAIQVITDFETEKAKPDLKFESVKVEKQEGKQTVKIAVANNGNLYCKPTTAIEIYNRKTGEKIGTYSSLTMGLLPDTSKTFYIDISKIPPDKYKAAIIATDEEENAFALNVELEVKND; this is encoded by the coding sequence ATGATAAAGCGTATTCTTCTGTTGATTACCTTGATTTTGCAGTTTAGCTTTTTACATGCGGGCATTGTGATTCTCAATGGACTTACACATTCTTACAAAATTGAAAACGGAAAGGTTTACAAGGGAAAAGTAGCCATTGAAAACACAAGCAATAATCCTCAGAGTGTAAAATTATTTTTACAGGACTTTGCTTACCATGCTGACGGAACGATCAATTATTCGGCTTTGCGTACAAATAAACGGACCAATGGAGAATGGATTAAACTCAATACCAACCTGATTACCCTGAAAGGTAAGGAGAAAACTGAGGTTTTTTATGAGATTACAGTTCCCAATCAAAACAGAGATCCCGGAAGCTATTGGAGTGTCATTATTGTAGAACCGGTAGAGGATATAAAGCCCAGCGACAGTAAGGCAGGAGTGAATATCACTTCTGTGATACGTTACGCGATTCAGGTCATTACAGATTTTGAAACAGAAAAGGCCAAACCGGACCTTAAGTTTGAGAGTGTAAAAGTAGAGAAACAGGAGGGAAAGCAAACCGTGAAGATTGCTGTAGCCAATAATGGTAATCTTTACTGTAAACCGACAACAGCCATTGAAATTTATAACCGTAAAACAGGTGAAAAAATAGGAACGTATTCAAGTTTAACGATGGGACTGCTGCCTGACACCTCCAAAACATTTTACATTGATATCAGTAAAATACCGCCGGACAAATACAAAGCCGCCATAATAGCTACGGATGAAGAAGAGAATGCATTTGCACTCAATGTGGAATTAGAAGTAAAAAATGATTAG
- a CDS encoding SusD/RagB family nutrient-binding outer membrane lipoprotein — protein sequence MKKYILSFFTIGLLCTSCNDFEEINNNPFAVDANKAEPEYFLNNSILGAQQDPNIAERVFVLYWKTAARQHLSTGIAGGTYDDSWTSEYWKYVSDWLNNANAAIQLANEKKAAGQGKPYYDNVIQVSRIWRAYLMSEFSDNFGPQPIQAFQGTNPTFNSEKEVYYFILEELKDAVAKMDTTQGAPSNANAHDMVYGFNWTQWVKYANSMRMRIAMRIAEVDPSKAKTEFEAAANSNMFIATNADNFKVAEKSGWDALTGVMSREWNSQILSATLNNLYIGLGGVSSTEQLPAAQHTAVKASDYVGIKYDQQFTTMTNDPSAGYWLDGLPNKIDPRAYKTFYIPGDLTSPVYSLYPTYTNQATTNHGDLTFEDNSKVTINTVNTWNAYTIGNWGVKGQRNGLRNVVGCMPALGKQYRESTNSRIFFASWETYFLLAEAALKGWAVPMGDEAAYNKGIQESFAYNGVSQFYGQYIASTDYNRDGTSVSYSHITEPGVSHTMKYKDPVSGNLVSVDIKYPVNTIYKNGSVKNDKLTKIITQKYIANMPWLPLESWSDQRRLGLPFFENPAIETPLANLPNLSSGNYMTNSIQNFPQRLRYPSTFRNTDQPGYDKAVQLLGGADAVLTPLWWAKH from the coding sequence ATGAAAAAATATATCTTATCATTTTTTACCATCGGTTTATTATGTACTTCATGCAATGATTTTGAAGAAATCAACAATAACCCATTTGCCGTAGACGCTAATAAGGCAGAACCTGAATATTTCTTAAATAACTCAATTCTTGGCGCTCAGCAGGATCCTAATATTGCAGAACGTGTTTTTGTTTTATACTGGAAAACGGCAGCGAGACAGCATTTATCAACAGGAATTGCAGGTGGAACTTACGACGATTCCTGGACTTCCGAATATTGGAAATACGTTTCAGATTGGCTGAATAATGCGAATGCGGCTATTCAATTGGCTAATGAAAAAAAGGCGGCCGGGCAAGGAAAACCTTATTATGACAATGTCATTCAGGTTTCCAGAATTTGGAGAGCTTATTTAATGAGTGAATTTTCGGATAATTTTGGACCTCAACCTATTCAGGCTTTTCAGGGAACGAATCCTACTTTTAATTCTGAAAAAGAAGTGTATTATTTTATTTTGGAAGAATTAAAAGATGCAGTCGCAAAAATGGACACAACCCAAGGAGCACCATCAAACGCTAATGCCCATGATATGGTGTATGGGTTCAATTGGACGCAATGGGTAAAGTATGCCAACTCTATGAGAATGAGAATTGCTATGAGAATTGCTGAAGTAGATCCTTCAAAAGCAAAAACAGAATTTGAAGCAGCTGCCAATTCAAATATGTTTATCGCTACAAATGCAGATAATTTTAAAGTGGCTGAAAAATCCGGTTGGGATGCCTTAACGGGTGTAATGTCCAGAGAATGGAACTCCCAAATCTTGTCAGCAACCCTTAATAATTTATACATTGGTTTAGGAGGAGTAAGTTCCACAGAGCAATTACCTGCAGCTCAACATACAGCAGTTAAGGCATCTGACTATGTTGGCATAAAGTATGATCAACAGTTCACCACAATGACCAACGATCCTAGTGCAGGATATTGGTTGGATGGACTACCCAATAAAATTGATCCGAGAGCGTATAAAACGTTCTATATTCCGGGTGATCTTACAAGCCCGGTTTATTCATTATATCCCACTTATACCAATCAGGCAACTACCAATCATGGAGATCTTACATTTGAAGATAACTCTAAAGTAACAATAAATACAGTAAATACCTGGAATGCCTATACCATTGGAAATTGGGGGGTAAAAGGACAGAGAAACGGCTTGAGAAATGTAGTAGGATGTATGCCGGCTTTGGGTAAGCAGTACCGGGAAAGTACGAATTCAAGAATATTTTTTGCAAGCTGGGAAACTTATTTCCTTTTGGCGGAAGCGGCATTGAAAGGCTGGGCTGTTCCAATGGGCGATGAAGCGGCATATAATAAAGGAATTCAGGAAAGTTTTGCTTATAATGGAGTTTCACAATTCTATGGTCAATATATTGCTTCAACAGATTATAACCGTGATGGGACTTCTGTTTCTTACAGTCATATTACAGAACCGGGAGTGAGCCATACGATGAAATATAAAGATCCTGTAAGCGGGAACTTAGTTTCGGTAGACATTAAATATCCTGTAAATACCATTTATAAAAATGGATCGGTAAAGAATGATAAACTGACAAAGATTATTACCCAGAAATATATTGCCAATATGCCTTGGTTACCGTTAGAGTCCTGGAGTGATCAGAGAAGGCTTGGACTGCCGTTTTTTGAAAATCCTGCCATCGAAACTCCATTGGCAAACCTTCCTAATCTGAGTTCAGGGAATTATATGACAAATTCTATTCAGAATTTCCCTCAGAGATTAAGATATCCAAGTACTTTCAGAAATACGGATCAGCCTGGATATGATAAGGCTGTACAGTTACTTGGTGGTGCAGATGCTGTACTGACTCCTCTTTGGTGGGCCAAACATTAA
- a CDS encoding SusC/RagA family TonB-linked outer membrane protein: MKKTIFKVGLLQSLLFCFGGLYAQSDSTKTSKIDEVVVTAYGVKKEKKALGYSFQDVKGQTLVDAKENNMTNALVGKVAGLQVIKGGFGPGSSSKINLRGFNSFTGDNQPLIVVDGVPLSNSLGSKVKQNGKDFNNDFWNPDLDMGNGLSDINPDDIESLSVLKGGAASALYGSRGGNGVILITTKTGKRKGGLGITYSTSLGFENIFMKPDLQHSFAQGSIGLPNLPGVDNTTSWGPAFEGSNMTVHDNLKNFFKTGTNSQHTLSFQESLGEGSSLYTSANYLNSNSQIPNSKYERFNFMAKMNSNFGANKRWTSEVKAQYMSIKGTNRPSGGQGDGNYYPKILLMPQNIDVRDYREGQMQNEVTSRWITSNGINPYWTAYNALNADKKDRFLLNGYLKYQFNNWLSADVRLGTDFYSLNTDARVWTGSGRNNSYSTGQEKFYENNYIISLNAKKDNIIGKWGGSLSVYGQMMESRDKALYFSTQNLILANVFSTSNTSDLASITTTEVDMWKKINSVFAAAEINYDGYWFLNATARNDWSSTLNIDNRSYFYSSVSTSLVLTDMLKKLNGTTSNVLTFAKLRAAYAVVGNSLPPQSLYNTHLASTDPNGHIVLARNKILFNPDLHAEKLKTFEVGADMKFFDRVSLDVSYFNNNATDQLIAIPINPLSGYERMMINSGGLHNKGFEFVLNTDISKKENFAWNVNANFSTLKSNIDKIDGNISKYPLSGFDNVAFFAEVGKPYGAIYGTKFLRVEDTASPHYGKLIVDQNGLPQATQDQYYLGDQTPRALFGFTNSFVYKNIGLSFLIDGRIGGKFFSATQAALQANGLAADTAPGGKRDNMILDAVVEGNGGYTANTKEITQQDYWGAVTSGNLGITEQNIYDATNIRLRNIQLTYNFPKSIFQKLALQSAKVAFTANNVWMIYSKAKGIDPESVFAINSNATGFENLAFPTSRSYLFTITLGF, from the coding sequence ATGAAAAAAACCATTTTTAAGGTTGGGCTGCTCCAATCCTTATTATTCTGTTTCGGTGGATTGTATGCACAAAGTGACTCAACTAAAACGTCAAAGATTGACGAAGTAGTTGTTACAGCCTATGGTGTAAAAAAAGAAAAAAAAGCGCTTGGATATTCTTTCCAGGATGTGAAAGGCCAAACCCTTGTCGATGCTAAAGAAAATAACATGACCAATGCATTAGTAGGGAAGGTTGCGGGTTTACAAGTTATTAAAGGAGGTTTTGGGCCAGGTTCTTCTTCCAAAATTAATCTGCGGGGGTTTAATTCTTTTACTGGAGATAATCAGCCTCTTATTGTGGTGGATGGAGTTCCATTAAGTAATAGTTTAGGATCAAAGGTTAAGCAGAATGGAAAAGACTTTAATAATGATTTCTGGAATCCGGATCTTGATATGGGAAATGGTTTAAGTGATATTAACCCGGATGACATTGAAAGTCTTTCTGTTTTAAAAGGTGGTGCTGCTTCCGCTCTTTACGGTTCCAGAGGTGGAAATGGAGTTATTTTGATTACTACAAAAACCGGTAAACGAAAGGGAGGATTAGGAATTACATATTCTACAAGCTTAGGTTTTGAAAATATTTTTATGAAACCTGATTTGCAACATAGTTTTGCACAAGGTAGTATTGGTTTACCCAATCTTCCTGGGGTTGACAATACCACTTCCTGGGGACCTGCTTTTGAAGGATCCAATATGACGGTTCATGACAACTTAAAAAACTTTTTTAAGACAGGAACAAATTCACAGCATACACTGAGCTTTCAGGAGAGTTTAGGCGAAGGATCAAGCTTGTACACTTCGGCTAATTATTTAAACAGTAATAGTCAGATTCCTAATTCAAAATATGAAAGATTCAATTTCATGGCTAAAATGAATTCTAATTTTGGAGCTAATAAAAGGTGGACTAGTGAGGTGAAAGCCCAATATATGAGTATTAAAGGAACAAATAGACCTTCTGGAGGACAGGGTGATGGAAATTACTATCCGAAAATACTCTTAATGCCTCAAAATATTGATGTAAGAGATTATCGTGAGGGGCAGATGCAAAATGAAGTTACTTCGCGCTGGATAACTTCAAATGGAATTAACCCCTATTGGACAGCTTATAATGCATTGAACGCCGATAAAAAAGATAGGTTTTTATTAAACGGTTATCTCAAGTATCAATTTAATAATTGGCTGAGCGCAGATGTAAGGTTAGGAACAGATTTCTATTCTTTAAATACGGATGCAAGGGTTTGGACGGGATCTGGCCGTAATAATTCTTACTCTACCGGTCAGGAAAAGTTTTATGAGAATAATTATATCATAAGTCTTAATGCCAAAAAGGATAATATTATTGGCAAATGGGGCGGATCGCTTTCCGTTTATGGGCAGATGATGGAAAGCAGGGATAAGGCATTATATTTTTCCACTCAAAATCTTATTCTTGCCAACGTTTTCAGCACGTCTAATACGAGTGATCTTGCATCTATTACTACAACTGAAGTTGATATGTGGAAAAAAATTAATTCAGTATTTGCTGCTGCTGAAATTAATTATGATGGATACTGGTTTCTGAATGCTACAGCAAGAAATGATTGGTCTTCTACTTTGAATATTGATAACAGGTCTTATTTTTATTCTTCTGTGAGTACTTCATTAGTTTTAACGGATATGCTGAAGAAATTAAATGGTACAACTTCGAATGTTTTAACGTTTGCTAAACTTCGTGCAGCTTACGCAGTTGTAGGGAACTCTTTACCTCCTCAAAGCTTATACAATACACATCTTGCTTCCACAGATCCAAACGGGCATATTGTACTTGCAAGAAATAAAATACTTTTTAATCCGGATTTGCATGCGGAAAAGCTTAAAACTTTCGAAGTCGGTGCAGATATGAAGTTTTTTGACAGAGTGTCTTTGGATGTAAGCTATTTTAATAATAATGCGACTGATCAGCTTATAGCTATTCCGATAAACCCGCTATCCGGATATGAAAGAATGATGATTAATTCAGGAGGGCTGCATAATAAAGGATTTGAATTTGTTTTGAATACAGATATTTCTAAGAAGGAAAATTTTGCGTGGAACGTAAATGCTAATTTTTCAACTTTAAAAAGTAACATCGATAAAATTGATGGAAATATTTCAAAATATCCTCTATCAGGTTTTGATAACGTTGCTTTCTTCGCTGAAGTAGGAAAACCTTATGGTGCAATTTATGGAACGAAATTCTTGAGAGTAGAAGATACCGCTAGTCCTCATTACGGAAAACTGATTGTGGATCAAAATGGATTGCCACAGGCTACTCAAGACCAATATTATCTTGGAGATCAGACTCCGAGGGCTTTGTTTGGCTTTACCAACAGCTTTGTATATAAAAATATTGGACTTTCATTTTTAATTGACGGAAGAATCGGAGGTAAATTTTTCTCCGCAACGCAAGCAGCATTACAAGCTAATGGACTTGCTGCAGACACTGCGCCCGGAGGAAAACGTGATAATATGATTTTGGATGCCGTAGTGGAAGGAAATGGCGGTTATACAGCAAATACCAAAGAAATAACTCAGCAGGATTATTGGGGAGCTGTAACATCTGGAAATTTAGGAATTACGGAACAGAATATTTATGATGCTACCAACATTCGTTTAAGAAATATTCAGCTGACGTATAATTTCCCTAAAAGTATTTTCCAAAAATTAGCCTTGCAGAGTGCTAAAGTTGCTTTTACGGCCAATAATGTCTGGATGATCTACAGTAAAGCAAAAGGAATTGATCCGGAATCTGTATTCGCAATTAATTCTAATGCTACAGGATTTGAAAACCTTGCTTTTCCTACTTCAAGATCTTATTTATTTACAATTACTTTAGGCTTTTAA